The segment CGGCGGCGAGGTTCTCTACCGCTTCGTAATCGAGGTAAACGCCTTCCGGATCGCGCACATTGAACGCGACGATGCCGCCCCGCGACGCGGTATCCGGGTCGCCGTAGAGTTCGATTGCCGCTCGGCCGGAGGAATGACGCAGGCCCCGCAGCTGTTCCAGCAGGTGGCTGGTCAGGATGGCGACCCGGCGGTGTATGGTTTCGATCCCGAGCGTGGAGAGGAAATCGAGCCCGGCGCTGACGGCGGGGAAGCCCAGGTAGTTCACCGTGCCGTCCTCGAAGGCGGCCTCGTCGTCACGCAGTGCGTGGGACTGGAGCAGCGTCGACACGATTTTTACCGTGCCTCCGCTGAAGCATGGACGCATGAGCCTGCGCAGCGCGGCGCCGCGCGCGATCAGCGCTCCGATGCCGGTGGGGTAGCCAAACATCTTGTAGAAAGACAAGACGACGAAATCGGGCCGGACACGTGTCAGATCCAGCCGGTTGGTCGGTACGAAGGCGGCGGCATCCAGCAGTACCTCGTATCCGGCATCCTGCGCGATGGCAATCCATTCCAGGGGGTGCTGCGCGCCCGAGAAGTTCGATTGCGCCGGATAGGCCAGCAACCTGTTTCCGCTTGCGCCGGAAGCGGCGAGATGGGCGGAGATGTCCTCCACTCGCAGGCTGCCGGGCGCGCTGGGGATATACCTTACCGTCGCGCCGCGACGTATGGCGTGTTCGCGGATCCCGTTCACGGAATTGTGATTGTCCGCGGTGAGGAGGAATTCCGCATCCTCGTCGAACGGATAGCCCTCACCGATCAGTCTCAGGGCGCCGCTTGCGTTCGCGGTGAAGATGACCCGGTACTCGTCCGGGTCGGCATTGAAAAACCGCAGCACGTCGTCGCGCGCACGTTGGTGCATTATGGTTGACGCGCTTGCGGCGGCATGCGCCGAATGAGGGTTGCCGAAGGTACCGCGCAGCAGTATTTCCCGATGCTGATCGATAAGACTGGCGGGATAGGGGCAGGCGCCGGTGTAATCGAGGTACGTCTGGGCCTGGGCGTCGAACCGGTTGAAGTCGCGCGCCCTGAGTTCGTCCAGCGCGCAGGTGCCCCGGTATGAGGGGTGGCGCTCGAGAAACATCCTGAAGGCGGAATCTTCCGGGTGTAGAGCTTGGGCGCCTTGCATGGTCATCGCCGGGTGACGGGTCCTGATCAGTGAGGATGTCGGATAGGAGGCAGTTTTCGCACGAACTCCGGGTGTCGCAATCGGTTTAGACTGAATTTAAACCATGTGAGCGGAAAAATCGATACAGAAAGGCGTTCTTCCGACAGGTTTGGCATGCTCCGAAGAGGGTTCCGTGGTGGTCAGTTTCGGGATACTGGCGGGGTTTTCGGTAGTGCTGCGTGCTCAGGGTTTCCCGCCGCTGACCGATCATTATGGGTGCCATCACTGTCTGGAGAGGGCTCGGTGACCTGCGGGCAAATCATTACGGGGTGGGGTTTGTGACCCCGTCCGCTTTTGAATAGTTATATATTTCATATATTTATTATGTTGTTATGCGGCGCCGATACAGTAGCTTTGTGCCGGGCGAATCGTATCCTGTGGCATTTCCGGCGTGGTGAGCACGATTCAGTGTAGGGAACGAAAGTGCCGATTTCATCAAGCAACGCGCACCTCCCCGCAAGCCGGGAGGTCCTGCTGACGCGACTGGGGCGATGCACCGATCTGCCCAGTCCGGTTGGCATCGCGGTGCGTATCCTGGAACTGGGTCAGGACCCGGACGTGACGCTCGGCGACGTCGCCAAGGTGATCAGCCTCGATCCGGCGCTGACGGCAAAGCTGCTCCGGATGGCGAACTCACCGCTCTACGCCCGCCATCGCAAGACGGAAAACCTCCGCCAGGCCATCACCCTGTTCGGCGTGGAAGGGACCATCACCCTCGCGCTCAGTTTCTCGGTGGTGAACGGCTTGAAGGGGAAAGTCGGCCACCGTTTCGATTACGACCATTTCTGGCGCCGTTCCCTCGCGGCGGCCACCTGCGCCCAGGTGCTCGGTGAGCGCATCGAGGTGCGGAACAAGGAAGACCTGTTCCTGTGCGGGTTGCTGCAGGACATCGGAATGCTCGCGCTCGACAAATCGATGCCGGAGTTGTATCAGCAGTGCGACATACGTTCCGTACACGCCGGCGTGATCGGGCATGAACATTCGGCCCTGGGCATGGATCATGCCGAGGTCGGCGCCTGGTTGTTGAAGCGCTGGAATTTTCCGGAAAGGCTTCAGATCATCGTCGCGTCCAGCCATGAACCGGAGGCGGCATACGTGCGGTATGCGCCGCTCAGGCAGCAGATTGACGTGGCGGCGCTCGCCAGCGACATGGCCGATCTGTTATGCGGAAACGGTGGCAAGGAGGCGATCAGCGCGGTGATTCGACGCGCAGAGGAAGGGCTGGGGATGGCGCAGGAGGTGTTCGTCGATGCCCTGGCGGCCTCCGCCGAGGTGATGAAGGACATCGCACACCTGTTCGACATCAGGATCGATGACCAGGCCTGTCTGGAGTCCTTGCTCAACGAGGCGCGCGAACTGATTCTGTTGCGTCATATCAACGTGATGCAACGTTCGACGACCCTGGCCAGGACCGCGGAACTCCTCGAGGATCGTACCCGGAAACTGGAGGAGGAGAACCGGCGCGACGTGCTGACCGGTCTTTACAACCGGGCCTATCTGAACCATGCCCTCCACGAGGAGATCGGCATGGCCGGCCAGCATGACTGGCCGTTCACCGTGATGTTCATCGATCTCGACGATTTCAAGCAGGTCAACGATAACTACGGTCATCTCGTCGGCGACGAGATCCTGAAAAGCACCGCCAGGATACTCGCCGATAACACCCGGGGCAGCGATATCATTGCGCGCTACGGTGGCGAGGAATTCGTCGTCATCCTCCCGGGCACGGGACGAGAGGGAGCCGAGATGACCTCCGAGCGTCTGCTGGCGGCCTTCCGCGAAAAACATCATCTGATCGACGGGCGGGATATTTCGGTGACGGCGTCGATCGGCGCCGCGACACATGGCGAGGAACAGCAGTTCTCCAGTGTGGAGGAGGTGCTCAAGGCCGCCGATCATGCCCTCTATGCCGCCAAGCGCCGTGGTCGCAACCAGGTGGTCTTTTTCCCGCAGGAACCCGCCTGATCATCCGCTGTGCCGGTATGGCGGCGCGGCCACGCTTTCTGCCCGGCAATATTCCCGCTCCCGTCTCTCCTGTGCCTGAGTGTTCTGAATGCTCGGAATGATTTCATAGCTAATTGTTTCATATAGACATTTATTTCAGATTTTCCCCGACATAAGTGTCCGTGCCGAAAGCGTCGTGTGTTTTGGCCGGTTTTTTGCTGTAAAAGGCCGGGACTTTTACCGCAACTCCAGGGGCCATGGATCGAGCAAACAGGTGTCCGCCGGGTCGGACTGGGACTTTCCGGGGCGTATGGCGATTCCGGCGCCGCAGCCGGGTCAGCCCTTGGTTGCTGCTATTGGCCACCTTTGTCTGCGGCTGGGCCCACGCCGAGGTGGCGGGGGATGCGATCTTTATCGGCGGGGATGAATGTCGGGCCTGCCACAAGGGTCAGGAACGCAGCTATCTTGCGGGGCGGCACGGCAAGATCTTCACCCTCAATCCCCGGGATGCGCGCGAGTCCCACGGCTGCGAGGCCTGTCATGGCCCGGGTTCCAGGCACATCCAGGTGGTCGGAGAACTCGATTCCCAGGGGCCGCTCCATATCCGCTCGTTCAAGGATTCCGCCGTCGCGATTGAATCAAGCCAGGCCTGTCTCGGTTGTCACGAGCAAGCCGAGCGCCTGCACTGGAGGGGAAGTACGCATGAGATGTCGGGGGTGACCTGCACCTCCTGCCACAAAATCCACGGTGAGTCGCCGGTGCCTACGATGGAGATCTGTCTCGACTGTCATAAATCACAACGCGCGAAACTGCAGCGCACGGCGCATATGCCGCTACGCGAGGGCAAGGTCACCTGCATGAATTGCCACAACCCCCACGGCGGTCCCGGGCCTGCGCTGCTCAGGACGGGTTCGGTCAATGAAACCTGCTATCAGTGTCATGCTGAAAAACGCGGCCCGAATATTTTCGAGCATCCGCCCGTGCGGGAGAATTGCGCCAATTGCCATGATCCGCACGGTTCCAACAACCCGCGTCTGCTGAAAAAGCGGCTACCCTATCTGTGTCAGGAATGCCATTCAGTGCGGCAGCATGTGGGCACCTTGTATAACGGTGAGGATCTCGATAATCCCAATGTGCGTCAGTTACGTGGCAAGGCCTGCACCAATTGCCATTCCAGGATTCACGGTTCAAATCACCCGGCCGGGGCGAGGTTCCAGCGTTGAGCACGCCCGTTCAGCCCTGGTGTACGCGCGCACGTGCGCGGCATTTCCGGGACACGGCTCCCGTTTTGGTTCTGTGTTGCTGCGGTCCCTCAATGCTGTATGCCCCGGGCGCCACGGCGGACGATCCGGTCGATATCCATGGCAATGCCGAATTCGGCGCGGCGACTGTCAATGTCGATCATGCCAACAGCAGATTCGGTGAATATACCGGCCTGGAAGATGACGATGCATATCCGGTCGCGAATGCGGAAGGCAGCGTCGAGCGTGGTA is part of the Gammaproteobacteria bacterium genome and harbors:
- a CDS encoding GGDEF domain-containing protein, with product MPISSSNAHLPASREVLLTRLGRCTDLPSPVGIAVRILELGQDPDVTLGDVAKVISLDPALTAKLLRMANSPLYARHRKTENLRQAITLFGVEGTITLALSFSVVNGLKGKVGHRFDYDHFWRRSLAAATCAQVLGERIEVRNKEDLFLCGLLQDIGMLALDKSMPELYQQCDIRSVHAGVIGHEHSALGMDHAEVGAWLLKRWNFPERLQIIVASSHEPEAAYVRYAPLRQQIDVAALASDMADLLCGNGGKEAISAVIRRAEEGLGMAQEVFVDALAASAEVMKDIAHLFDIRIDDQACLESLLNEARELILLRHINVMQRSTTLARTAELLEDRTRKLEEENRRDVLTGLYNRAYLNHALHEEIGMAGQHDWPFTVMFIDLDDFKQVNDNYGHLVGDEILKSTARILADNTRGSDIIARYGGEEFVVILPGTGREGAEMTSERLLAAFREKHHLIDGRDISVTASIGAATHGEEQQFSSVEEVLKAADHALYAAKRRGRNQVVFFPQEPA
- a CDS encoding aminotransferase class V-fold PLP-dependent enzyme; its protein translation is MFLERHPSYRGTCALDELRARDFNRFDAQAQTYLDYTGACPYPASLIDQHREILLRGTFGNPHSAHAAASASTIMHQRARDDVLRFFNADPDEYRVIFTANASGALRLIGEGYPFDEDAEFLLTADNHNSVNGIREHAIRRGATVRYIPSAPGSLRVEDISAHLAASGASGNRLLAYPAQSNFSGAQHPLEWIAIAQDAGYEVLLDAAAFVPTNRLDLTRVRPDFVVLSFYKMFGYPTGIGALIARGAALRRLMRPCFSGGTVKIVSTLLQSHALRDDEAAFEDGTVNYLGFPAVSAGLDFLSTLGIETIHRRVAILTSHLLEQLRGLRHSSGRAAIELYGDPDTASRGGIVAFNVRDPEGVYLDYEAVENLAAGVGIALRSGCFCNPGAGEAALSHSPTLIAECLRLSGQTLDLARYRTCVSSSGKSMGAVRASLGMASNFSDVHRLLEFLDTLLDRSAAELDAKSA
- a CDS encoding DmsE family decaheme c-type cytochrome — translated: MDRANRCPPGRTGTFRGVWRFRRRSRVSPWLLLLATFVCGWAHAEVAGDAIFIGGDECRACHKGQERSYLAGRHGKIFTLNPRDARESHGCEACHGPGSRHIQVVGELDSQGPLHIRSFKDSAVAIESSQACLGCHEQAERLHWRGSTHEMSGVTCTSCHKIHGESPVPTMEICLDCHKSQRAKLQRTAHMPLREGKVTCMNCHNPHGGPGPALLRTGSVNETCYQCHAEKRGPNIFEHPPVRENCANCHDPHGSNNPRLLKKRLPYLCQECHSVRQHVGTLYNGEDLDNPNVRQLRGKACTNCHSRIHGSNHPAGARFQR